The sequence below is a genomic window from Nitrospirota bacterium.
ACCATGATGACGCGGTTGTACATGCTACTGCCCCTCCGCCGTCTCCGGCGCGGCGGCGCTCTCGGCGGGCGGTGAGGCGGCCTCCGCCTCTTCCGCCTGGGCCGTGGCGGCCTGGGCCGCTTCCGCCTCCAGGGCCCGCAGGGCGTGCTCCCGCTGCTTTTTCTCGAGCTTGACCACCATGTACTTCACCACGGCGTCGGTCACCTTGAAGTGGTCCTCCAGCCGCTTGACGGTCTCGGCGGGCGCCCGGAAGAGCAAGAGGACGTAATTGCCCCGGGCGTGCTTGTTTATCTCGTAGGCGAGCTTTCTTCTGCCCCAGGGGTCGGCCCTGAGGACCTCGCCGCCGGCCTCTGCAACGATGTCCCTGACCCTCTCAAGCTGGCCTTCCACCGCCTCGTCGGCGAGTGAGGCGTCATAGATGACGATGTTTTCGTAGACGTTCACGTGTGAGCCTCCCATGGTTTTTTCGTTTGTCCGAAAAAGCCCTCTCTCCGGGGAGAAAGAGCAAGAAGCCTGTATGCTGGTCGGGGCGAGAGGATTTGAACCTCCGACTTCACGGTCCCGAACCGTGCGCGCTACCAGGCTGCGCTACGCCCCGTAAATGTTAATAATAAAACCGTTTAGAGCCAGAAGTCAAGG
It includes:
- the rpsF gene encoding 30S ribosomal protein S6, yielding MNVYENIVIYDASLADEAVEGQLERVRDIVAEAGGEVLRADPWGRRKLAYEINKHARGNYVLLLFRAPAETVKRLEDHFKVTDAVVKYMVVKLEKKQREHALRALEAEAAQAATAQAEEAEAASPPAESAAAPETAEGQ